A genomic window from Methanomassiliicoccales archaeon includes:
- a CDS encoding Lrp/AsnC ligand binding domain-containing protein, protein MAVGFVLISTAPAKEHEVYNELLKVKEVVELHPLFGEYDLIAKIEADDFNLLGQVVVDKIRSIPGVVDTKTLTGIKF, encoded by the coding sequence ATGGCGGTGGGTTTCGTACTGATAAGCACAGCGCCTGCGAAGGAGCATGAGGTCTACAATGAACTCCTGAAAGTAAAGGAGGTGGTGGAACTTCATCCTCTCTTCGGGGAGTACGATCTTATCGCCAAGATTGAGGCCGACGACTTCAACCTGCTGGGGCAGGTGGTCGTGGACAAGATACGCTCGATACCGGGCGTGGTCGATACGAAGACGCTTACTGGAATAAAGTTCTGA
- the purE gene encoding 5-(carboxyamino)imidazole ribonucleotide mutase — MPSVLVMLGSKSDLEVGQKAVATLKKFGVECKMLVASAHRSPERVKQIVESSDADVFIAVAGVAAALPGVIASLTIKPVIGVPVSGKVNLDAILSIVQMPPGIPVATVGLDRGENAALLALEILAIKDSKIAATLQAYRKEMAQQVEKDSQEVEG, encoded by the coding sequence ATGCCCTCTGTCTTGGTGATGCTGGGAAGCAAGAGTGACCTGGAAGTAGGCCAGAAGGCCGTAGCCACGTTGAAAAAATTCGGTGTGGAATGCAAGATGTTAGTGGCTTCGGCGCACAGGTCCCCGGAGCGGGTGAAGCAGATCGTCGAAAGCTCTGATGCGGATGTGTTCATCGCCGTGGCAGGGGTTGCAGCGGCCTTGCCGGGGGTCATTGCCTCGTTGACCATCAAACCAGTCATAGGGGTCCCAGTTAGCGGAAAAGTCAACTTAGATGCCATCCTCTCCATAGTACAGATGCCTCCTGGAATCCCTGTGGCCACAGTAGGCTTGGACAGGGGGGAGAACGCCGCCCTGCTGGCCTTGGAAATATTGGCCATCAAGGACTCGAAAATAGCCGCCACACTCCAGGCATATCGAAAGGAGATGGCGCAGCAGGTGGAAAAGGATTCCCAAGAGGTAGAGGGCTAA
- the guaA gene encoding glutamine-hydrolyzing GMP synthase, whose amino-acid sequence MFDPQSFVEETVQELRRSVLGKAIIACSGGVDSTVAAVLVSKAIGERLLTIYVDTGLMRKGETEAVDRMLSKLNVNHKIVDASDEFFEALKGVADPERKRKIIGERFIRVFEREAQLFHAEYLVQGTIAPDWIESGDSVRDTIKSHHNVGGLPQDMKLKLVEPLRDLYKDEVRKLARYLGVEVSERQPFPGPALAIRIMGPVTREAVEIVRKACDIVEQEMEKAAKEGKMELPWQYFAVLLPVQSVGVHGDNRVYGKTIAIRAVQSIDGMSAAYSKVPHDVLERISTRITNEMKESVNRVVYDITNKPPATIEWE is encoded by the coding sequence ATGTTCGACCCTCAGAGCTTTGTCGAGGAGACGGTCCAGGAATTGAGGCGGTCCGTCTTAGGCAAGGCTATCATCGCCTGCTCGGGCGGGGTGGACAGCACGGTAGCCGCGGTCCTGGTGAGCAAGGCCATAGGTGAGCGACTGCTCACCATCTATGTGGACACCGGCCTGATGCGTAAGGGGGAGACCGAGGCAGTGGACCGAATGCTCTCTAAACTGAACGTCAACCACAAGATAGTGGACGCCTCTGACGAGTTCTTCGAGGCCTTGAAAGGTGTGGCGGACCCAGAGCGCAAGAGAAAGATCATCGGAGAGAGATTTATAAGGGTATTCGAGCGAGAGGCCCAACTCTTCCATGCCGAATATCTGGTACAGGGTACGATCGCTCCTGATTGGATCGAGAGCGGAGACTCGGTCAGAGACACTATCAAGTCACACCATAACGTCGGTGGTCTGCCTCAAGATATGAAGTTAAAGCTGGTGGAACCGTTGCGGGACCTCTACAAGGATGAGGTGCGTAAGTTAGCCCGCTATCTAGGGGTCGAAGTCTCGGAGAGGCAGCCATTCCCAGGGCCTGCGCTGGCCATTAGGATTATGGGGCCAGTGACGCGCGAGGCCGTGGAGATCGTGCGCAAGGCGTGCGATATCGTGGAGCAGGAAATGGAAAAGGCCGCCAAAGAGGGCAAAATGGAGCTGCCGTGGCAGTACTTCGCTGTGCTTCTGCCAGTGCAGTCTGTGGGCGTCCATGGCGATAACCGCGTCTATGGCAAGACCATTGCCATCCGCGCGGTGCAGAGCATCGACGGGATGAGTGCCGCTTATTCCAAGGTCCCACATGATGTATTAGAGCGCATATCCACCAGGATTACCAACGAGATGAAGGAGAGCGTGAATCGAGTGGTCTATGACATCACCAACAAGCCTCCGGCGACCATCGAGTGGGAGTAA
- a CDS encoding HAD family hydrolase — protein MKAVLFDLGHTLISYHNDWREPEKRAVTEVARRVDAASPQGVDWEEVARYLLELLEQGRKLKLEKHVEIPLTDVLDKCFKRYGVSGDDELMQQSLEEFYAVLLEHREEIPGTQEMLQFVKDSGYSIGLVSDVAWGLPSYFPQRDMRHYRLDQYFDDMVFSTDVGLRKPHPKIFKIALSNLGASASEAIFVGNNLQADILGALNVGMTAILKESNFYTHDDDITPHAKISNWDEFLDLLRKKGP, from the coding sequence ATGAAAGCGGTCCTCTTTGACCTTGGCCATACATTAATCAGCTACCATAATGATTGGAGAGAGCCAGAGAAGCGAGCCGTGACCGAGGTAGCGAGGAGGGTAGACGCAGCTTCACCTCAAGGCGTAGACTGGGAAGAGGTAGCAAGATATTTGCTAGAACTCCTCGAGCAGGGAAGGAAGTTAAAGTTGGAGAAGCATGTGGAGATACCTCTGACAGATGTCTTGGATAAGTGCTTCAAGAGATACGGCGTTTCGGGCGATGATGAGCTTATGCAGCAATCGCTGGAGGAGTTCTACGCTGTTCTCCTAGAGCACAGAGAAGAGATACCTGGAACACAGGAGATGCTCCAATTCGTAAAGGATAGCGGCTACTCCATCGGCCTGGTATCGGACGTAGCTTGGGGCCTCCCTTCATACTTCCCCCAGAGGGACATGAGACATTACCGTCTGGACCAATATTTCGATGACATGGTCTTCTCCACCGATGTGGGTCTACGCAAGCCCCATCCTAAGATTTTCAAGATAGCGCTCTCTAATCTTGGGGCCAGTGCCTCAGAGGCGATATTCGTGGGTAATAACTTGCAGGCGGACATATTGGGAGCGTTGAATGTGGGCATGACCGCTATTCTGAAGGAGTCGAATTTCTACACTCATGATGATGATATCACCCCTCACGCGAAGATCTCAAATTGGGACGAGTTCTTGGACCTCCTGCGGAAAAAGGGACCTTAG
- a CDS encoding GMP synthase subunit A, with protein sequence MKVYVVDNGGQWTHREWRVLKYLKVETKIIPNTTPFEELEDVDALVLSGGAPRVAVESARMGNNGEYLEKAHFPILGICAGMQFMALHFGGATAPAKVPEFGKTTLYVDEEDELFLGLPRSFTVWESHNDEVSLLPPGFRILAHSDNCKIEAFRMESRPFYGLQFHPEVENTEYGYEIFRNFLKVVEVEGKR encoded by the coding sequence ATGAAGGTATACGTTGTCGACAACGGCGGGCAGTGGACGCACCGCGAATGGCGTGTACTCAAGTACTTGAAGGTAGAGACGAAGATAATCCCTAATACCACACCCTTTGAAGAGCTGGAGGATGTCGATGCCCTGGTTCTATCCGGGGGGGCTCCACGCGTGGCCGTGGAATCGGCGCGCATGGGCAATAACGGTGAGTATCTCGAAAAGGCTCACTTTCCTATTTTAGGCATTTGTGCGGGAATGCAATTTATGGCGCTCCATTTCGGTGGCGCTACCGCTCCCGCAAAAGTGCCAGAGTTCGGAAAAACCACGCTTTATGTGGACGAAGAGGATGAACTGTTCCTGGGGCTTCCCAGAAGCTTTACTGTTTGGGAGTCGCACAATGATGAGGTCTCTCTGCTTCCTCCAGGGTTCAGAATTCTAGCTCATTCTGACAATTGCAAGATCGAGGCCTTCCGCATGGAATCACGGCCGTTTTATGGTCTGCAATTCCATCCTGAGGTGGAGAACACCGAGTATGGCTATGAAATCTTCAGGAACTTCCTTAAGGTGGTGGAGGTGGAGGGCAAAAGATGA
- a CDS encoding DUF131 domain-containing protein: MRVSRIIGPSLIFAGVLMLFVVVLVGEAEVGLLLIFPYIRASSWLGALAILLIFSGFISLFLSAWPGGDERISRDAVETSEKGALEEKGFGGIVLLGPIPIIFGSGSRAALLAMILMALMIMALIFFILFF, translated from the coding sequence ATGAGAGTTTCGCGTATAATAGGCCCCAGCCTCATTTTTGCTGGGGTTCTGATGCTTTTCGTCGTGGTGTTGGTGGGAGAGGCGGAAGTAGGTCTGCTCCTCATATTCCCATATATAAGGGCATCATCTTGGTTGGGGGCTTTGGCCATTCTACTAATTTTTTCTGGTTTCATAAGTCTCTTTCTCAGTGCATGGCCAGGAGGAGACGAGCGCATCTCTAGGGATGCGGTGGAAACAAGTGAAAAGGGTGCATTAGAAGAGAAAGGCTTCGGGGGAATCGTGCTCCTCGGCCCGATACCGATAATATTCGGCTCTGGAAGCAGAGCTGCCCTGCTGGCCATGATTCTCATGGCACTCATGATAATGGCTTTGATTTTCTTTATCTTATTCTTCTGA
- a CDS encoding DUF1722 domain-containing protein translates to MLRQEFSRPRVVISKCIEFDHCRYNGDMIGNELVRRMKESGLIQFIPVCMEFEIGLGVPRDPIRVVQGKGGSKRLIQPATGRDVTDLALGFCETFMSSLQDVDGFILKSRSPSCGIRDVKVYPRAENAAAIDRQAGIFGEAALRHFPDSAIEDENRLRHVKLAEHFLTRIFATASWRDVERGGGMRDVVQWHADNKLLLMMYSQKELRALGRLVANHEGLSLEELKAAYGKGLRRALIKPPRCNSPINVLQHCLGFFSDRLQKEERDFFLRQLELYRDARIPLSVCLGIMRSWVIRFQEPYLMRQTFFTPFPEGLLEIGVTDSCDWRDLSG, encoded by the coding sequence ATGCTAAGGCAGGAATTCTCACGTCCCAGAGTGGTCATCAGCAAGTGCATTGAGTTCGATCATTGCCGTTATAACGGTGATATGATCGGTAATGAGCTGGTGAGGAGGATGAAGGAATCTGGCCTAATCCAATTCATTCCAGTTTGCATGGAGTTCGAGATAGGGCTGGGCGTTCCCCGAGATCCTATAAGGGTGGTGCAGGGCAAGGGAGGGTCCAAGCGATTAATACAGCCTGCGACTGGCAGAGACGTCACCGACTTGGCCTTAGGATTCTGTGAGACTTTCATGTCCTCCCTGCAAGATGTGGATGGCTTCATACTAAAATCGCGCTCTCCTTCCTGTGGCATCCGTGATGTTAAAGTCTATCCCAGAGCGGAGAATGCCGCGGCCATAGATAGGCAGGCAGGGATATTCGGGGAGGCCGCGCTAAGGCATTTTCCTGATTCTGCCATCGAGGATGAGAACAGGTTGCGGCACGTGAAGCTCGCTGAGCATTTCCTAACCAGGATCTTCGCTACTGCCTCTTGGAGGGATGTTGAGAGAGGGGGAGGGATGAGGGACGTAGTGCAGTGGCACGCCGACAACAAGCTATTGCTCATGATGTATAGCCAGAAGGAGCTAAGAGCCTTGGGAAGGCTGGTGGCAAACCATGAAGGTCTATCCCTTGAAGAATTGAAGGCAGCATATGGCAAGGGGCTGCGGCGTGCCCTAATTAAACCTCCCAGGTGCAACTCCCCCATAAACGTCCTCCAGCACTGTTTAGGGTTTTTTAGCGATCGCCTGCAAAAGGAAGAGAGGGATTTCTTCCTGCGTCAATTGGAGCTCTACCGTGATGCCAGAATACCTCTGAGCGTATGCCTGGGCATAATGAGATCATGGGTAATAAGGTTCCAAGAACCATATCTCATGAGGCAGACCTTCTTCACGCCCTTCCCCGAAGGTCTTCTGGAGATAGGCGTTACTGATTCATGCGATTGGCGCGATCTCTCGGGATGA